The nucleotide sequence CATATTGGCCCACGCCGCCGCGCGCGCCGTCGGGCCGGCGATCGGACGGGTCCAGCGGGCGATACGAGCCATGCGGCGGGCATACCGCTGGTCGGGTGTGGGGAAAAAGACGCTGCGCACGGTCGGTCTATATCGGGTCGACACTGCGGCGACAACCCGGCGCCGGCCGGGTTCAGGGCGCCGAACTCGGGTTAACGGCGGTTTCGGGGTTGCGGAAGGTCTGATTCGATGAGGGGCCTCGATTCGGAGCCCCGCCATGAGCCTTGATGGCCTGAGCCTTGATGGCCTGTTCGTCCCCGAGAAGTCGCGCCTGAAGGTGCTGCTCGACCACCTGTCGGTGATCGAGGACCCACGCGAGGCGTGGCGGGTGGCTCACCCGCTGCCGGAGGTGCTGCTTTTGGTGGTGTGCGGCACCTTGGCGGACTGCGACGACTACGAGGGGATCGCCGAGTGGGGCGAGACGCATCTGTCGTTTCTGCGCCGCTTCCTGCCCTACCACCACGGGGTTCCGGGGGCGCGCTGGCTGACCTTGCTGATGAACCGCATCGACCCGGACCTGTTCGCGGCGGCGTTCACGGCGTGGGTTCGGGAGAGCTGGCCGGATCGCCCGGACCTGGTGGCGATCGACGGCAAGACCTCGCGGCGCAGCCACGACCGCGGGGCCGGCAAGGCGCCGCTGCATCTCGTTTCCGCCTTCGCCACCACGCGCCGTCTGGTGCTCGGCCAGGAGGCGGTCGCCGACAAGAGCAGCGAGACCACGGCGATCCCCCTCCTGATCGAGCGGCTCGCCGCCGCCGGCGGCCTCGACGGCACCCTGATCTCGATCGACGCCATCGCCACCAATCCGACCATCGCCACCGCCATCCGAGGCGCCAAGGCCGACTATCTGCTCGCCGTGAAGGCCAACCAGCCGACCCTGCGGGCCGAGATCGAGAGCTTCTTCGCCGAGGCGCCCGCGGCCGAGACCGAGAGCGTCACCGACCTCGACAAGGGCCATGGCCGCATCGAGAGCCGCACCGTCACGGTTGCCCGCGAGGTCGATTGGCTGAAGGGTGATCGGCGCTTTCCCGGCGAATTGCGGCTGCCCGACGTCGCCACCATCGTGCGCGTCGCATCGCACGCCGAACTCGCCGACCGCGGCCGCTTCGAGACCCGATACTACATCTCCTCGGCCGCGCTCTCGGCAACCGCCGCCGCCGAGGCCGTGCGAAGCCACTGGGCGATCGAGAACAGCCTGCACTGGGTCCTCGACGTCACCTTCGGCGACGACCAGTCCCGCCTGCGCACGGGACACGGCGCCAGGAACATGGCCGTCGTCCGCCACTTCGCCTTCAATCTCCTGCGCGCCGTCACCGACAAGAAAAGCCTCAGGCTCAGGCGAAAGCGCGCTGGCTGGGACCCCGAATACTGTGCTCAAGTCCTCGGACACAGGGCGCGTTAACCCGGATTCGGTGCCCTGCGGCCGGGTTGGAGGCGTTCGAAGCGCCCGGCGCCGGCCCGACGCACGGCGGCGTGACAATACCGCCGCAGACGGCGCTGTCCCGCCGCCGCCGATAATGCTAAGGCGGCGCCAGACTGCGGATCTGCGGCGCCGGGGCGGTCACCCCGACACATGCGCGTGCAATCCGCCCCCCCCGCCGGCGTGGACGCCGCCGCCCTCGACCGACCAGCCTTCCAAATGACACAGCCCCCTTCCCGCCCGACTGCCTCCCGCTTCACGCGCCCGCAGCTGCTCGTGCTGTTCCTGGCGCTGGCGGTGCTGGC is from Blastochloris viridis and encodes:
- a CDS encoding ISAs1 family transposase; the protein is MSLDGLSLDGLFVPEKSRLKVLLDHLSVIEDPREAWRVAHPLPEVLLLVVCGTLADCDDYEGIAEWGETHLSFLRRFLPYHHGVPGARWLTLLMNRIDPDLFAAAFTAWVRESWPDRPDLVAIDGKTSRRSHDRGAGKAPLHLVSAFATTRRLVLGQEAVADKSSETTAIPLLIERLAAAGGLDGTLISIDAIATNPTIATAIRGAKADYLLAVKANQPTLRAEIESFFAEAPAAETESVTDLDKGHGRIESRTVTVAREVDWLKGDRRFPGELRLPDVATIVRVASHAELADRGRFETRYYISSAALSATAAAEAVRSHWAIENSLHWVLDVTFGDDQSRLRTGHGARNMAVVRHFAFNLLRAVTDKKSLRLRRKRAGWDPEYCAQVLGHRAR